The Megalobrama amblycephala isolate DHTTF-2021 linkage group LG16, ASM1881202v1, whole genome shotgun sequence genome includes the window tttgtagtgCCTCCCATCCAATGATCACAAAGACCTTTGTGCTTTGTTGCTTATGATAAAAATCAAAGTCTGagttttcaaattctgtccattttatcatgaaattcaaacaaatgGCGTTTTGactgaaatgtttgtataaaaCAAGTAGTTTTCATAAGCAAATCTTCATGgcaaatttattcaaacatacaattaacagtaaataagctcctctctagtgtttatatatatatatatatatatatatatatatatatatatatatatatatatatatatatatatatatatatatatacacactatacagggaaccctcTCATTTGATACACTATACTATTAGAggtatagtatatatatatatatatatatatatatatatatatatatatatatatatatatatttgcttaTGAAAACTACATTGTTTTATACaaacattttagtttttatttgagtgtaattattatatctgaaaataaataacagcTAAATACAATacctctgttgttaattgtaacctctAATAGTATAGTGTACCAAATGAgagggttccctgtatagtttgcaACATTATTTTGGGAGCATTATTTTTTTGCGTTAAGAAAAATCAAACTATCGGCATCGGccgatatcattctgaataatcggatATTGTTATCGGCAGATTAATTTAGTATCGGTGCTTATCATATtatcttactaagacatattattggGAGATATAGAGTGACAGCTATATTTGTAAGTAGCCTGCTATACTGTTAAGAATCTTAATTTCAGAATCTTaatttttggccatataaatatcaacaacagcaacaaattgcatatttttatcAGTTTGGACCTCTGGGGTATTTTTTCCCctcctatctatctatatctatatatctatatatatctatctatctctctcattatatatatatatatatatatatatatatatatatatatatatatatatatatataaataatcatGCTATATGATCTTTTTaggtttgttttatattttgtctaaaggttCAATAAACAGTTCCATATAAAAATATGCACAAATATTTGCacattatttaataaaagcCATTAGGCAAATTACCTATTCACCTGTGTAATACACTGCAAACTGTCCATTAAGGCCAACTCAGCTggctttcaaaaaaaaaaaaaaattttaatgaaatattgtgTTATTTACATGCATTTGGCAACTTTCATTACATTTTATCAGTTATTATTCACTATATAGTAGTTCAATAAAAGCAACAGCTATTTCTTAAACCTTATTGCTTAAATATAGCATTACATTAATACAAGCGATTGATGAACACAAGTAACTCCTGGACCCAAAATATGCCCATAAAAGTATCACGATCTTGCATATAAACACACTTGAGTTTACACAAACTCGGCTCAAGAATTCCAGCAAGGGAACAGCATCCATCGGCCCGTTTGTCTCTGCAATGTGAATATCCTCTGAAGGTTTTTGCAGATCAGACTTAATATCtgaatttagacttttttaaaGAGACATTTTAAAACAGGTTGTGGGAAGAGTTGTAAGGAAGAATATCACCCGCAAAAGTGTGGTAAACACAAAGTCTTGTGAAAAAGTGTGACTCATGACATGCATTCTGTCACATACTCACAGGATTTGATCTGTGGTTGTTCGGTATACGCAGGTTTTAAAAAGGCCTCTTTGAAAAACCACATCACATTAACCAGCCAGAGAAAGGGGAGGAATGCAAAACCACCTGAGGAAAAATTTAGCGCATTGAAAACAACAACACTTGTACACAAAACATATCGAAAGGTGTCATGATATCTCCTTGTCACAACATACCTAGATAGTATCTTCTGCAGAGACTAAGCTTCTCCTCATTGGGAATACGTTCAAGATTCATGGTGGAGTCGGTATTTGTTGTTGTGGTGATGGGTTTTCTGTGAAGAAAAGAGTTTGTTGATAACATCCAGCCACAGATATCTGATCAATATCCTAAAACATTGCTGCCATCTGCCTACTCTAGACAGTACTGCCATAACACAGTGATTCACATGATTGCTACAGCTACACGGAAATTGAGATTACTGTGAAACATCATGCATTAAAGCATCGCCACAGCTTTGTCATATAATCAAACCATCTAATCAAGAATACAATAAGGACACTGCTTGGAAAAACagtcaaaataatcacagcAATAAGATGAAAATCCATCTAACCTACACCTCAGTCAAAACAGCATTACTGGACTGCGAGCAAACAATAACCGATTGCATACGTCAGACTGTCTTCTCTAAATCCTTAAACTGAtcgtttgtttttataaagttAGGTGGAATACCTTAACAGTCGAGCTCAGATGAGAAAACGAAGGGTTTAACACAACAAAGGCGCGGGGGAAACAACTTTTATGGTTCCGCTTCCTGATGAAAACTATGACGTGACGTCACTCTGCGGCGATGCATGATGGGTATTGGAGTTTTCTAGGACAGGCGTGAGGCGCGTGACTGGAATTCATCATGGGTTGTACAGTATTTAACCCTTTGGTCTAATAGCGTAATTGGAGAATGTCACAAAAAACATGTCCGGGTCGCATTTCACCCCAAattcaaaagacaaaaaaaaaaagacaaaaataaagaataatgaccaaaaaaaaaaaaaaaaaaaaaataggctgcctttgcacactgagtctgaAATTTTCGCATGCGTTTTTTCGTAATCCTACGATGCACCTGATGCGTATTAATGAATCCATtgtgaaaaaaatcaatacaaaatgaagtctttaAGTCAGAAAAGCTGATATAAATAATGATGTAAATAAATACCAACTAATAATAATCTTAATCAATActatatttaaatttgtatttaatatttaaatacaagGCTAtattcagtgttgccaagtccaattggcctacttttacactgttgctgcgggttgtttttcatgtccgcgggttaaATCGACCCCAAATGGACGTGATATTTAGaccctggaatgcgaattttaccaggggatcCCACGCCAAAAACGCATATTTTACCCTGGAACGCAATTTTTACCGTGGGACCCCCTTGaaatgcgattgggctagttttgaggcGCAATTAGGCAGGTTTTggtgtgaaaacctggcaaccctggctatattagttatttttgcacCACAATAATGCAACTGTACATGAACAGTCTGCTTATTGTGAaatccatacattt containing:
- the psenen gene encoding gamma-secretase subunit PEN-2 translates to MNLERIPNEEKLSLCRRYYLGGFAFLPFLWLVNVMWFFKEAFLKPAYTEQPQIKSYVKKSALGLLLWVAVLTTWITIFQHFRARWGEVGDYLSFTIPLGSA